The Kitasatospora setae KM-6054 genome contains a region encoding:
- a CDS encoding response regulator transcription factor produces the protein MVRVLLAEDMRLVRGALRALLAEAGDIEVVAETGHGDRIVPTALAHRPDVAVLDVDLPGADGIAGTAALRDVLPGCRVLILTAHRRVEVLRAALAAGAAGFMPKDAPPERLADAIRRVAAGGSAIDPDLAARALTAPASPLTAREAQALALAADGCEPREIARRLHLSAGTVRNYLAAAQLKLDARTRLDAVRIAREAGWLPHPEV, from the coding sequence GTGGTGAGAGTGCTGCTGGCCGAGGACATGCGCCTGGTGCGCGGCGCGCTGCGGGCGCTGCTCGCCGAGGCCGGCGACATCGAGGTGGTCGCCGAGACCGGCCACGGCGACCGGATCGTGCCCACCGCGCTCGCCCACCGGCCGGACGTCGCGGTGCTGGACGTCGACCTGCCCGGCGCCGACGGGATCGCCGGGACCGCCGCGCTGCGCGACGTCCTGCCCGGCTGCCGGGTGCTGATCCTCACCGCGCACCGCCGGGTCGAGGTGCTGCGGGCCGCGCTGGCCGCCGGAGCGGCCGGCTTCATGCCCAAGGACGCGCCGCCGGAACGGCTCGCCGACGCGATCCGCCGCGTCGCCGCCGGCGGCAGCGCGATCGACCCCGACCTGGCCGCCCGCGCCCTCACCGCCCCCGCCAGCCCGCTCACCGCGCGCGAGGCCCAGGCGCTGGCCCTCGCGGCGGACGGCTGCGAGCCCCGCGAGATCGCCCGACGCCTGCACCTGTCGGCCGGCACGGTCCGCAACTACCTGGCCGCCGCCCAGCTCAAGCTCGACGCCCGGACCCGCCTGGACGCCGTCCGGATCGCCCGCGAGGCGGGATGGCTGCCGCACCCGGAAGTCTGA
- a CDS encoding alpha-galactosidase, translated as MGSPRRLVRAFAALALAAPALTAAGLAAPTPAAALGNGLAATPPMGWNSWNTFGPDISQQEIVETIDFMSANGLVAAGYDTVTVDDGWSLWHRTDQTDDIVRGTGGAMQLYDDAGNPVSGTDGTGNDPTSGHLIPRPDTFPSQQWNGKTVNGIEYLANYAHSKGMKFGLYATDTYLTCQMHPGSLGHEGTDTADFVSWGVDFVKYDDCPYGPAITGPDGHDYGTQGVGKELTRSIYARVQTFQRALDAASAAQGRGKVTLSVSAQPVHTGLPYLLDPNDPARTDPVVLAAGTPKYQAPGYAPTGVWCGQVAHLCRIGGDRNSDLNGVLYQGQLRTALEYRGNVRPGSWHDLDMSFAGWQDPYGLWGTTDTCECHKPFTDDENRTELGILAMTAAPLISGADLRTTQQAQRSGEGVSWSTGITDSALAALKNPGMIAIDQDPAGTPATLVGTPPTSATAPLVLRRALADGSTAVLLVNQDPANSRTVSVTSAALGLAGEQTATEVWSGERTALGDQLGATLAPHASRLYRITAGAPATGPLGFVDDGRAHPLAGAETGGVLRAGDGCTAPITSRAVLGGVVPGEPSEQWRFTGNPDGTVRITSACTGTALEGSVLAAGNNPGDPAYLLPPSPGNPWQEWRLAQDPTTHYLTVTNAATGLRLTAAANAPGAEVRTDPATPGAIQRWNLG; from the coding sequence ATGGGCTCCCCACGCCGCCTGGTCCGCGCGTTCGCCGCGCTGGCCCTGGCCGCCCCCGCGCTGACCGCCGCCGGCCTCGCCGCCCCGACCCCCGCCGCCGCGCTCGGCAACGGCCTCGCCGCCACCCCGCCGATGGGCTGGAACTCCTGGAACACCTTCGGTCCCGACATCAGCCAGCAGGAGATCGTCGAGACCATCGACTTCATGTCCGCCAACGGACTGGTCGCCGCCGGCTACGACACCGTCACCGTCGACGACGGCTGGTCGCTCTGGCACCGCACCGACCAGACCGACGACATCGTGCGCGGCACCGGCGGCGCGATGCAGCTCTACGACGACGCCGGGAACCCGGTCAGCGGCACCGACGGCACCGGGAACGACCCCACCAGCGGCCACCTGATCCCCCGGCCCGACACCTTCCCGTCCCAGCAGTGGAACGGGAAGACCGTCAACGGCATCGAGTACCTCGCGAACTACGCCCACAGCAAGGGCATGAAGTTCGGCCTCTACGCCACCGACACCTACCTCACCTGCCAGATGCACCCCGGCAGTCTCGGCCACGAGGGCACCGACACCGCCGACTTCGTCTCCTGGGGCGTCGACTTCGTCAAGTACGACGACTGCCCCTACGGCCCCGCCATCACCGGCCCGGACGGCCACGACTACGGCACCCAGGGCGTCGGCAAGGAGCTCACCCGCTCCATCTACGCCCGCGTCCAGACCTTCCAGCGCGCCCTGGACGCCGCGTCCGCCGCCCAGGGCCGCGGAAAGGTCACGCTGTCGGTCTCCGCGCAGCCCGTGCACACCGGACTGCCCTACCTGCTCGACCCGAACGACCCCGCCCGCACCGACCCGGTCGTGCTGGCCGCCGGGACGCCGAAGTACCAGGCCCCCGGCTACGCGCCCACCGGCGTGTGGTGCGGGCAGGTCGCCCACCTGTGCCGGATCGGCGGCGACCGCAACAGCGACCTCAACGGGGTCCTGTACCAAGGGCAGTTGAGGACCGCGCTGGAGTACCGGGGCAACGTCCGGCCCGGCAGCTGGCACGACCTCGACATGAGCTTCGCCGGCTGGCAGGACCCGTACGGCCTGTGGGGGACCACCGACACCTGCGAGTGCCACAAGCCCTTCACCGACGACGAGAACCGCACCGAGCTCGGCATCCTCGCGATGACCGCCGCCCCGCTGATCTCCGGCGCCGACCTGCGCACCACCCAGCAGGCGCAGCGCAGTGGGGAAGGCGTCAGCTGGTCCACCGGCATCACCGACAGCGCGCTCGCCGCGCTCAAGAACCCCGGCATGATCGCCATCGACCAGGACCCGGCCGGCACCCCCGCCACCCTGGTCGGCACCCCGCCCACCTCCGCCACCGCCCCGCTGGTGCTCCGGCGCGCCCTCGCGGACGGCTCGACCGCCGTCCTGCTGGTCAACCAGGACCCCGCCAACTCCCGTACCGTCAGCGTGACTTCCGCCGCGCTCGGGCTGGCCGGCGAGCAGACCGCCACCGAGGTGTGGAGCGGCGAGCGCACCGCGCTCGGCGACCAGCTCGGCGCCACCCTCGCCCCGCACGCCTCCCGGCTCTACCGGATCACCGCCGGAGCCCCCGCCACCGGGCCGCTCGGCTTCGTCGACGACGGCCGCGCCCACCCGCTGGCCGGCGCCGAGACCGGCGGCGTCCTGCGGGCCGGCGACGGCTGCACCGCGCCGATCACCAGCCGGGCCGTGCTCGGCGGCGTCGTCCCCGGCGAACCGTCCGAGCAGTGGCGGTTCACCGGCAACCCCGACGGCACCGTCCGGATCACCTCCGCCTGCACCGGCACCGCCCTGGAGGGCAGCGTGCTCGCCGCCGGCAACAACCCCGGCGACCCCGCCTACCTGCTGCCGCCCAGCCCCGGAAACCCCTGGCAGGAGTGGCGGCTCGCCCAGGACCCGACCACCCACTACCTGACCGTCACCAACGCCGCCACCGGCCTGCGCCTGACCGCCGCCGCCAACGCGCCCGGCGCCGAGGTGCGCACCGACCCGGCCACCCCGGGCGCGATCCAGCGCTGGAACCTGGGCTGA
- a CDS encoding NlpC/P60 family protein, whose product MNRNRRTLRWTVPALAATALLGSLTLAVPAPAAAFDRPAAVSTTDAATADGPRPRVAAPKISRDEEIRRAEVWLKEKVPYSQEKTWKDGYRQDCSGFVSMTLGLPKPGPNTVALKNDGWTKPIKMSELRRGDLVIKANSSSSNERHVVIFDGWKDGRNSYLAYEQAGHVGTRHTEHTYGLEKGDGYAAYRPVNLSD is encoded by the coding sequence GTGAACCGCAACCGCCGCACCCTCCGCTGGACCGTCCCCGCCCTGGCCGCCACCGCCCTGCTCGGCTCGCTCACCCTCGCCGTCCCGGCCCCGGCCGCCGCGTTCGACCGACCCGCCGCCGTCAGCACGACGGACGCTGCCACCGCCGACGGTCCGCGGCCGCGGGTGGCCGCCCCGAAGATCAGCCGCGACGAGGAGATCCGCCGGGCCGAGGTCTGGCTGAAGGAGAAGGTGCCCTACAGCCAGGAGAAGACCTGGAAGGACGGCTACCGGCAGGACTGCTCCGGCTTCGTGTCGATGACGCTGGGGCTGCCCAAGCCCGGTCCGAACACGGTGGCGCTGAAGAACGACGGCTGGACCAAGCCGATCAAGATGTCCGAGCTGCGCCGGGGAGACCTGGTGATCAAGGCGAACAGCAGCAGTTCCAACGAGCGCCACGTGGTCATCTTCGACGGCTGGAAGGACGGCAGGAACTCCTACCTCGCCTACGAGCAGGCCGGCCACGTCGGCACCCGGCACACCGAGCACACCTACGGCCTGGAGAAGGGCGACGGCTACGCGGCCTACCGCCCGGTCAACCTCTCCGACTGA
- a CDS encoding glycoside hydrolase family 25 protein: MKPFPRPARAGRSRPHRRAPLRAAAVLATACALALPGLLPAAGTAGAAGGPQTYQVRGFDSSHHNHETKDAGDRPYDWPAVVRGGQDFVYLKATDGRTGRDGWFSRDLAGARTAGLIHGAYHYFQAGQDGAAQAEHFLDTLHAAGHTGAKPGELPPALDLEECERDGHRLEIAQVKAFLQRVERATGSAPVVYTRRDVVDDCLGGTKDLSAHPAWLARYSTTEPRPLPGATGWDFWQYSEQTKVPGTAGLPMDADVFHGDRAALRRLAHLD, encoded by the coding sequence ATGAAGCCCTTCCCCCGCCCCGCCCGGGCCGGCCGCTCCCGGCCGCACCGCCGGGCCCCGCTCCGGGCGGCCGCCGTCCTCGCCACTGCCTGCGCGCTGGCACTGCCCGGACTCCTCCCGGCCGCCGGCACCGCCGGAGCCGCCGGCGGGCCGCAGACCTACCAGGTGCGCGGCTTCGACAGCTCGCACCACAACCACGAGACGAAGGACGCCGGGGACCGGCCCTACGACTGGCCGGCCGTCGTCCGGGGCGGGCAGGACTTCGTCTACCTCAAGGCCACCGACGGCCGCACCGGCCGGGACGGCTGGTTCTCCCGCGACCTGGCCGGGGCCCGCACGGCCGGGCTGATCCACGGCGCCTACCACTACTTCCAGGCCGGCCAGGACGGCGCCGCCCAGGCCGAGCACTTCCTCGACACGCTCCACGCGGCCGGCCACACCGGAGCCAAGCCCGGCGAACTGCCGCCCGCGCTCGACCTGGAGGAGTGCGAACGGGACGGCCACCGGCTGGAAATCGCCCAGGTCAAAGCCTTCCTCCAGCGGGTCGAGCGGGCCACCGGCAGCGCGCCCGTCGTCTACACCCGCCGCGACGTCGTCGACGACTGCCTCGGCGGCACGAAGGACCTCAGCGCCCACCCCGCCTGGCTCGCCCGCTACAGCACCACCGAGCCCCGCCCGCTGCCGGGCGCCACCGGCTGGGACTTCTGGCAGTACAGCGAGCAGACCAAGGTGCCGGGCACCGCCGGCCTGCCGATGGACGCCGACGTCTTCCACGGCGACCGCGCCGCGCTGCGCCGCCTCGCCCACCTCGACTGA
- a CDS encoding nSTAND1 domain-containing NTPase — MDTERNRQRVPEQSGQQRHHQERPARPERQTRPEQPERPDGQEAGFGPALRERRRAAGLSQAELAALVHYDKSHISKVENGDKPATAAFARACDRELRTGGALAELAVRGQCPYPGLACFRAEDERWFHGRDRARAELLALLGERWSDRGGPVVVVGPSGAGKSSLLRAGLAPALRRGLLPALGPAAAEVFAPGAEPSERLAAVAAGTAPVWVVDQAEELFTLCADPEERRSFLDRLCREGGPDGSRLVVLGVRADLYGELLAHEGMLRAVRRGQFALGPMSAEELGEAITAPARTARLELEPGLLDVLLADLGAHGGPDARAADPGSLPLLAHTLRAVWQQRAGRSLSLAGYRAIGGLRGSVALTAERAWSRLDEPSRATARRVLLRLVHLGPDGQASRRHAELDRLAEVDAEPGRVAAVLASFAADRLVTLDGSGAALSHEALLRAWPRLRGWIEESRSGLLTHQQLAQDAGHWAGSGQEDALLYRGSRLAGARDWAAAGGEAELTPVEREFLAASVARAERQQRTERRRLRARRQLAGLLALVLVAAGLAGGLLWQEHGRATAAERGRTALTLLTDARLGTARNPFATLLWSVEAHRTADAGVPELRRAADDAVLSTQAQYLTGRIPGFRWGVNGLALSPDGRLVATGDAQGRVSLWDARTTAPVAELQGEVRHPVQDVEFSPDGTVLAVTLTNDKDRHVLLWRVADRAPLPSPVMPPSITGKPTSAKRLAFSADGALLAAGSGDPDLPGRVWVWRTDAGAAPPVRTLLEHTGAIQGLAFGPGHLLASADSDGGVLLRDLDAPPTAAGGAPALLAAHAPTPRSLAFAADGRLLTVGDERGGIRLWRPPATDPDSPDSPGSRPDWSVSDLPPRHGGAVNALALTPDGTTLVSAGADGRALAWDVPTGRVTAELRGHPTFVLGAAIGRDGRTVVTSAGISAPTGTVLLWDLRRGTDLAPAPGRPPVTAVAAAGDRAAVGTADGRLALWDVAGPEPRPIATGTPDGVPSGVPVAALAFDRAGRTLVELLADGSVLVRDPADGSVRAVQRVDGVPEAAALSPDGSALAVSTTGGDVLAGAPDGTPLRLRWRDRHDHVQSMVFLPDGTRLACAHDSPRVGLLDLASPDPAMEKSDLLHQDLVRRVALSPDGRLLATAGNDRLIRLWDTGTGRPQDEGERTTAEDTLLGLAFSPDGRSIAGATHEGRLLVWSATAPSAPVTLTGPARSFGGLAFLSDGRALLGGDDGTAPVWTLDPAAATTAACAVVHAPLPPAEWRRLLPTLPYRPACG; from the coding sequence GTGGACACGGAGCGCAACCGACAGCGGGTCCCGGAGCAGAGCGGGCAGCAGAGGCACCACCAGGAACGACCGGCACGACCGGAACGACAGACGCGGCCGGAACAGCCGGAACGGCCGGACGGTCAAGAGGCCGGCTTCGGCCCGGCGCTGCGCGAGCGGCGGCGGGCGGCCGGGCTGTCGCAGGCCGAGCTGGCGGCGCTGGTGCACTACGACAAGAGCCACATCAGCAAGGTCGAGAACGGTGACAAGCCGGCGACCGCCGCGTTCGCCCGGGCCTGTGACCGGGAGTTGCGCACCGGCGGCGCGCTGGCGGAGTTGGCGGTGCGCGGCCAGTGCCCGTACCCGGGGCTGGCGTGTTTCCGGGCGGAGGACGAGCGCTGGTTCCACGGCCGTGACCGGGCCAGGGCCGAGTTGCTGGCGCTGCTCGGCGAGCGGTGGTCGGACCGGGGCGGTCCGGTCGTGGTGGTGGGCCCGTCGGGCGCGGGGAAGTCCTCGCTGCTGCGGGCGGGGCTGGCTCCGGCGCTGCGGCGCGGGCTGTTGCCGGCGCTGGGGCCGGCGGCGGCCGAGGTGTTCGCGCCGGGTGCCGAGCCGTCGGAGCGGCTGGCGGCGGTCGCGGCGGGGACCGCGCCGGTCTGGGTGGTCGACCAGGCCGAGGAACTGTTCACGCTGTGCGCGGATCCGGAGGAGCGGCGGTCGTTCCTGGACCGGTTGTGCCGGGAGGGCGGCCCGGACGGGTCGCGGCTGGTGGTGCTGGGGGTGCGAGCCGACCTGTACGGGGAGTTGCTGGCGCACGAGGGGATGCTGCGGGCGGTGCGGCGGGGCCAGTTCGCGCTGGGGCCGATGAGCGCGGAGGAGCTGGGCGAGGCGATCACGGCGCCGGCCCGGACGGCCCGACTGGAGCTCGAACCGGGCCTGTTGGACGTCCTGTTGGCCGATCTGGGCGCGCACGGCGGACCGGACGCGCGGGCCGCCGACCCGGGGTCGCTGCCGCTGCTGGCGCACACCCTGCGCGCGGTGTGGCAGCAGCGGGCGGGGCGTTCGCTGTCGCTGGCGGGCTACCGGGCGATCGGCGGGCTGCGCGGTTCGGTGGCGCTGACCGCCGAGCGGGCCTGGTCGCGGTTGGACGAGCCGTCCCGGGCGACGGCCCGCCGGGTGCTGCTGCGGCTGGTGCACCTGGGGCCGGACGGGCAGGCGTCCCGGCGGCACGCCGAACTCGACCGGCTGGCCGAGGTGGACGCCGAGCCGGGGCGGGTCGCGGCGGTGCTGGCGTCCTTCGCGGCCGACCGGCTGGTCACCCTGGACGGCAGCGGGGCGGCGCTCTCGCACGAGGCGCTGCTGCGGGCCTGGCCGCGGCTGCGCGGCTGGATCGAGGAGAGCCGCTCGGGGCTGCTGACCCACCAGCAGTTGGCCCAGGACGCCGGGCACTGGGCGGGTTCGGGGCAGGAGGACGCGCTGCTGTACCGGGGCAGTCGGCTGGCGGGCGCCCGGGACTGGGCGGCGGCCGGCGGCGAGGCCGAACTGACGCCCGTCGAACGGGAGTTCCTGGCCGCGTCGGTGGCCAGGGCGGAGCGGCAACAGCGGACAGAGCGGCGCCGGCTGCGCGCCCGACGGCAGCTGGCGGGCCTGCTGGCGCTGGTGCTGGTCGCGGCCGGGCTGGCCGGCGGGCTGCTGTGGCAGGAGCACGGGCGCGCGACGGCGGCCGAGCGGGGCCGGACCGCGCTGACCCTGCTCACCGACGCGCGGCTCGGCACGGCCCGCAACCCGTTCGCGACGCTGCTCTGGTCGGTGGAGGCCCACCGGACGGCCGACGCCGGGGTGCCGGAGCTGCGCCGGGCCGCCGACGACGCGGTGCTGAGCACCCAGGCGCAGTACCTGACCGGCCGGATCCCGGGTTTCCGCTGGGGCGTCAACGGGCTGGCGCTCAGCCCGGACGGCCGGCTGGTGGCCACCGGCGACGCGCAGGGCCGGGTCTCGCTGTGGGACGCCCGCACCACCGCGCCGGTCGCCGAGCTGCAGGGCGAGGTCCGGCACCCGGTGCAGGACGTGGAGTTCAGCCCGGACGGCACGGTGCTGGCCGTCACCCTCACCAACGACAAGGACCGGCACGTCCTGCTCTGGCGGGTCGCCGACCGGGCGCCGCTGCCCTCCCCGGTGATGCCGCCGAGCATCACCGGGAAGCCGACCTCGGCCAAGCGGCTGGCGTTCAGCGCGGACGGCGCGCTGCTCGCGGCGGGCAGCGGCGACCCGGACCTGCCGGGCCGGGTCTGGGTGTGGCGGACGGACGCGGGCGCCGCCCCGCCGGTGCGCACCCTGCTGGAGCACACCGGGGCGATCCAGGGCCTGGCTTTCGGCCCGGGCCATCTGCTGGCCTCCGCCGACAGCGACGGCGGCGTGCTGCTCCGCGACCTGGACGCCCCGCCGACCGCCGCCGGCGGCGCCCCGGCGCTGCTCGCCGCGCATGCCCCGACCCCGCGCTCGCTGGCCTTCGCGGCGGACGGGCGGCTGCTGACGGTCGGCGACGAGCGGGGCGGCATCCGGCTCTGGCGGCCCCCGGCCACCGACCCCGACTCCCCCGACTCCCCCGGCTCCCGGCCCGACTGGTCGGTGAGCGACCTGCCGCCCCGACACGGCGGCGCGGTCAACGCGCTGGCGCTGACCCCGGACGGCACGACCCTGGTCTCGGCGGGTGCCGACGGCCGCGCGCTGGCCTGGGACGTGCCGACCGGCCGGGTCACCGCCGAGCTGCGCGGCCACCCGACGTTCGTGCTGGGGGCGGCGATCGGCCGCGACGGCCGGACGGTCGTCACCTCGGCGGGGATCAGCGCCCCGACCGGCACCGTGCTGCTCTGGGACCTGCGGCGCGGCACCGACCTGGCGCCGGCCCCGGGCCGCCCGCCGGTCACCGCCGTCGCGGCGGCCGGGGACCGGGCGGCGGTCGGCACCGCGGACGGGCGGCTGGCGCTCTGGGACGTCGCGGGCCCGGAGCCGCGCCCGATCGCGACGGGCACGCCGGACGGGGTGCCGTCCGGCGTGCCCGTCGCCGCGCTGGCCTTCGACCGGGCCGGCCGCACCCTGGTCGAGCTGCTGGCGGACGGGTCGGTCCTGGTCCGCGATCCGGCGGACGGTTCGGTGCGGGCAGTCCAGCGGGTCGACGGCGTGCCGGAGGCCGCCGCGCTGAGCCCGGACGGCTCGGCGCTGGCTGTCAGCACGACGGGCGGGGACGTGCTGGCCGGCGCCCCGGACGGCACGCCGCTGCGGCTGCGCTGGCGCGACCGGCACGACCACGTCCAGTCGATGGTCTTCCTTCCCGACGGCACCCGGCTGGCCTGCGCCCACGACTCGCCGCGGGTCGGTTTGCTCGATCTCGCGTCCCCGGACCCCGCGATGGAGAAGAGCGACCTCCTGCACCAGGACCTGGTCCGCCGGGTCGCGCTCAGCCCGGACGGCCGACTGCTCGCCACGGCGGGCAACGACCGGCTGATCCGCCTCTGGGACACCGGCACCGGCCGACCGCAGGACGAGGGCGAGCGGACCACCGCCGAGGACACCCTGCTGGGCCTGGCCTTCAGCCCGGACGGCCGCTCGATCGCCGGCGCCACCCACGAGGGCCGCCTGCTGGTGTGGTCCGCGACGGCCCCGTCGGCCCCGGTCACCCTGACCGGCCCGGCCCGGTCCTTCGGCGGCCTCGCCTTCCTCTCCGACGGACGCGCCCTGCTCGGCGGCGACGACGGCACCGCCCCGGTCTGGACCCTCGACCCCGCCGCCGCCACCACCGCGGCCTGCGCCGTCGTGCACGCCCCACTGCCCCCCGCCGAGTGGCGGCGCCTGCTGCCCACCCTCCCCTACCGCCCCGCCTGCGGCTGA
- the asnB gene encoding asparagine synthase (glutamine-hydrolyzing), with protein sequence MCGITGWVSFDRDLSTEHATLAAMTATMACRGPDAAGVWLDTHVGLGHRRLAVIDLDGGRQPMAAEHDGRTVLVTTYSGEIYNYRELRAELRSRGHHFRTDSDTEVALRAYLEWGESFVERLNGMYAFALWDPRTEELLLVRDRLGVKPLYYWPTADGVLFGSEPKAILAHPEAHAAVDAEGLAELLAFSKTPGHAVYRGMHELKPGHTLRVRRAGLTERRYWALESYEHTDDLPTTIATVRELLDDIVGRQLIADVPLCTLLSGGLDSSVITALAARGLADAGQGPVRSFAVDFARQAENFTPDALRPTLDGPYAHALAAHVGADHRDIVLDTADLIDRANRDAVLAARDLPLGLGEGDTSLYLLFKAVREHSTVALSGESADEVFGGYLWFHDPAAVAHDGFPWMYLIAKGFSSGASRLGPHSLLEPGLLAALDLPGYRDTRYREALAEVPRLAGEEGHERRMREISHLHLTRFVQQLLDRKDRTSMAVGLEVRVPFCDHRLVQYVFNTPWAMKNFDGREKSLLRAAARDVLPEAVAQRVKSPYPSTQDPRYAEALRGELRTLLADPAAPAHDLLDLTAATTAVADAAGPDLRNAGETVLLLDGWLRRHRVDLKL encoded by the coding sequence ATGTGCGGGATCACCGGATGGGTCTCGTTCGACCGGGACCTGAGCACCGAACACGCCACCCTCGCCGCGATGACCGCCACCATGGCCTGCCGCGGCCCCGACGCCGCCGGCGTCTGGCTCGACACCCACGTCGGCCTCGGCCACCGCCGGCTCGCCGTCATCGACCTCGACGGCGGCCGCCAGCCGATGGCCGCCGAGCACGACGGCCGCACCGTCCTGGTCACCACCTACAGCGGCGAGATCTACAACTACCGCGAACTGCGCGCCGAACTCCGCTCGCGCGGCCACCACTTCCGCACCGACAGCGACACCGAGGTGGCCCTGCGCGCCTACCTGGAGTGGGGCGAGTCCTTCGTCGAGCGGCTCAACGGCATGTACGCCTTCGCGCTCTGGGACCCGCGCACCGAGGAACTGCTGCTGGTCCGCGACCGGCTCGGCGTCAAACCGCTCTACTACTGGCCCACCGCCGACGGCGTGCTGTTCGGCTCCGAACCCAAGGCGATCCTGGCCCACCCCGAGGCGCACGCCGCCGTCGACGCCGAGGGCCTCGCCGAACTGCTCGCCTTCAGCAAGACACCCGGCCACGCCGTCTACCGCGGCATGCACGAGCTCAAGCCCGGCCACACCCTGCGCGTGCGCCGCGCGGGCCTGACCGAACGCCGCTACTGGGCGCTGGAGTCGTACGAGCACACCGACGACCTGCCGACCACCATCGCCACCGTCCGCGAACTGCTCGACGACATCGTCGGCCGCCAGCTGATCGCCGACGTGCCGCTCTGCACCCTGCTCTCCGGCGGCCTCGACTCCTCGGTGATCACCGCGCTCGCCGCCCGCGGCCTGGCCGACGCCGGACAGGGTCCGGTCCGCTCGTTCGCCGTCGACTTCGCCCGCCAGGCCGAGAACTTCACCCCCGACGCGCTGCGCCCCACCCTGGACGGCCCCTACGCGCACGCGCTCGCCGCGCACGTCGGCGCCGACCACCGCGACATCGTGCTCGACACCGCCGACCTGATCGACCGCGCCAACCGGGACGCCGTCCTCGCCGCCCGCGACCTGCCGCTCGGCCTCGGCGAAGGCGACACCTCGCTCTACCTGCTGTTCAAGGCCGTCCGCGAACACTCCACCGTCGCCCTCTCCGGCGAGTCCGCCGACGAGGTGTTCGGCGGCTACCTGTGGTTCCACGACCCCGCCGCCGTCGCCCACGACGGCTTCCCCTGGATGTACCTGATCGCCAAGGGCTTCTCCAGCGGCGCCAGCCGCCTCGGCCCGCACTCGCTGCTCGAACCCGGCCTGCTCGCCGCGCTCGACCTCCCCGGCTACCGCGACACCCGCTACCGCGAGGCGCTCGCCGAAGTCCCCCGGCTCGCCGGCGAGGAGGGCCACGAACGCCGGATGCGCGAGATCAGCCACCTGCACCTGACCCGCTTCGTCCAACAACTGCTCGACCGCAAGGACCGCACCTCGATGGCCGTCGGCCTGGAGGTCCGCGTCCCGTTCTGCGACCACCGCCTCGTCCAGTACGTCTTCAACACCCCCTGGGCGATGAAGAACTTCGACGGCCGGGAGAAGTCCCTGCTGCGCGCCGCCGCCCGCGACGTCCTCCCCGAAGCCGTCGCCCAACGCGTCAAGAGCCCCTACCCCTCCACCCAGGACCCCCGCTACGCCGAGGCCCTGCGCGGCGAACTGCGCACCCTGCTCGCCGACCCCGCCGCCCCCGCCCACGACCTGCTCGACCTCACCGCCGCCACCACCGCCGTCGCCGACGCCGCCGGCCCCGACCTGCGCAACGCCGGCGAGACCGTCCTGCTGCTGGACGGCTGGCTGCGCCGACACCGGGTCGACCTGAAGCTCTGA
- a CDS encoding ATP-grasp domain-containing protein, with the protein MAVRVLVTGGGGPAGVVVAREAARAGMVPVVGDADPEGVGLHLGHEGVVLPSAGEPGFAAALLDAAVAHRCGAVVVTVGEELERLAGREAAFAERGVAAWFPAPETVTGCLDKWVFARAIGAVAAPGTALGGPGGLPGPWVVKPRRGRGSRDVHVVTDPADFPTLLRRVPDPVVQTLLPGREFTADCLIGRDGTVHAAVPRWRSQVRGGIATRGTTFADPRVDVLVAELTAALGLTGLVNVQGFLEADGPARVVEVNPRCSGGLPISLAAGADLVGQYLRLLLGGEADPAALRWEPGVTTARSFAEHRVLV; encoded by the coding sequence ATGGCGGTACGGGTGCTGGTGACCGGCGGCGGGGGGCCGGCCGGGGTGGTGGTGGCGCGGGAGGCGGCCCGGGCCGGGATGGTGCCGGTGGTGGGCGACGCCGACCCGGAGGGGGTGGGGCTGCACCTCGGCCACGAGGGCGTGGTGCTGCCCTCCGCCGGGGAGCCGGGGTTCGCGGCGGCGCTGCTGGACGCGGCGGTGGCGCACCGGTGCGGCGCGGTGGTGGTCACGGTCGGGGAGGAGCTGGAGCGGCTGGCCGGCCGGGAGGCGGCGTTCGCGGAGCGCGGCGTCGCGGCCTGGTTCCCGGCGCCGGAGACCGTCACCGGCTGCCTGGACAAGTGGGTGTTCGCGCGGGCGATCGGCGCCGTCGCCGCGCCCGGCACGGCGCTGGGCGGCCCGGGCGGGCTGCCGGGGCCGTGGGTGGTCAAGCCCCGGCGCGGGCGCGGCTCGCGGGACGTGCACGTGGTGACCGACCCGGCGGACTTCCCGACGCTGCTGCGGCGCGTCCCGGACCCGGTGGTGCAGACCCTGCTGCCGGGGCGGGAGTTCACCGCCGACTGCCTGATCGGCCGGGACGGCACCGTGCACGCGGCCGTCCCGCGCTGGCGGAGCCAGGTGCGCGGCGGGATCGCCACCCGGGGGACGACGTTCGCCGACCCGCGGGTGGACGTCCTGGTCGCGGAGCTGACGGCCGCGCTCGGCCTGACCGGGCTGGTCAACGTCCAGGGGTTCCTGGAGGCGGACGGCCCGGCCCGGGTGGTGGAGGTCAACCCGCGCTGCTCGGGCGGCCTGCCGATCTCGCTGGCGGCCGGCGCCGACCTGGTCGGCCAGTACCTGCGGCTGCTGCTCGGCGGCGAGGCCGACCCGGCGGCGCTGCGCTGGGAGCCGGGCGTGACGACGGCGCGCAGCTTCGCCGAGCACCGGGTGCTGGTCTGA